From a single Nicotiana tomentosiformis chromosome 2, ASM39032v3, whole genome shotgun sequence genomic region:
- the LOC104109137 gene encoding cyclin-dependent kinase 1-like, translated as MANGQRSQGIMHGLLSGLNYLHVSKIIHRDFCPTNVLVKKNMDEFGSASIYTVKIADFSLSRYTGAEKEGYTHTVALQYYLCLSGFPFFSLLTPVILGLLSSYNILVIFAWLCLILIIVRELAAEWVLGVPNDQIWPGLLALHQLFVYKLMNVSRLILERDNNINTKI; from the exons ATGGCTAATGGACAAAGATCTCAG GGGATTATGCATGGCTTGTTGAGTGGCCTCAActatcttcatgtttccaagatCATTCATCGTGATTTTTGTCCAACTAATGTGCTGGTAAAGAAAAATATGGATGAGTTCGGTTCGGCGTCGATATACACCGTCAAGATTGCTGATTTTAGTTTGTCACGATATACAGGAGCAGAGAAAGAAGGTTATACTCATACG GTTGCACTCCAGTACTATTTATGTTTGTCTGGTTTCCCCTTCTTTTCTTTGCTTACACCTGTTATCCTTGGGCTATTGTCCTCCTATAATATACTTGTAATTTTCGCCTGGCTTTGTTTGATTCTAATAATAGTGAGAGAACTTGCTGCTGAATG GGTTCTCGGTGTGCCAAATGACCAAATTTGGCCTGGTTTGTTAGCTTTGCACCAGCTTTTCGTTTACAAGCTAATGAACGTCTCAAGGTTAATCCTTGAGAGAGATAATAATATCAACACAAAGATTTAA